The genomic interval TGCGACCGCGTCTACGACACGGGCCGGGACCTGCTCGACGCGGGCGTCGTCGAGGGCGAGGACATGCTCCCCGGCACCGCCAAGGTGAAACTGATGTGGGCGCTCGCGAACGGCGAGGACCCGGCCACCACGGTCCGAGAGCCCATCGCGGGCGAGATAACCGACCGGTCGGTGCCGTGGGAGTGAGGTGAGCGAGATGACCGCGACGAGCATCCACCTCCGGGAGGCCCGCCACGACGACTACGAGGACGTGGCGGCGTTCACCGAGAACACCTGGCCCGACCGCGAAGGCGGCGACTACATCCCCCGCGTCTATCACGACTGGATCGACGGCGACGACCGTCGGACGGTTGTCGCCGACGCGGGCGACGACATCGCTGGCATCGTCCAGTGCGTGATGCTCTCGGAGTGGGAGGCGTGGGGACAGGGCATGCGCGTCAACCCCGCGTTCCGCGGCCGGGGCGTCGCCAACCGGATGACCGAGGACCTCTTCGAGTGGGCCCGAGGTCAGGGCGCGACCGTCCTCCGGAACATGGTGTTCTCGTGGAACGTCGCGGGCCTCGGCCAGTCGCGGGCGGCGGGCTACGACCCCGCGACCGAGTTCCGGTGGGCGACGCCGGAACCGGACCCCGACGCCGTCCCGCGCACCGACGCCGACTTCGAGATCGCGGCCGACCCCGACGCAGCGTGGCGGTTCTGGACCGACAGCCCAGCGCGCGACCACCTCCGGGGGCTCGCGCTCGACCGCGACGAATCGTGGGCGGTCTCCCAGCTCACCCGCGAGGACCTCCGGACTGCGGCCGACGACGACGGCCTGTTCGTCGTGCAGGGCGACGGCACCGAGGGGTTCGCCCACCGCGTCCGCGAGTACGAGCGCGAGGGCGACGAGAGCGGCGAGTCGGAGACCGAGACGTGGGTCGAGTACGGCGTCGGCGCGTGGACCGACGCCGCGAGCGCCGACGCCGTCCTCGCGGCGGTCGCGCGCGACGCCGCCGACCGCGGGGCCGACCGGACTCGCGTCCTGATTCCCGAGACGGTCCGGGCGGTCAGCGACGTCGCGGCCTGCCGGGTCTCGGTCTCCGCGGAACCCGACTTCGTGATGGCGGCCGACCTGACCGGTGGTCGCGGGCGGACCTAATCGTCGTCGGTGGGCTTCTCGTCGGCGGGCTCCTCGTCGGCGGGGGTGGGGATGCGCTGTTTGGACACCCGAATCTCGTTGACGTCGAACTCGCTGAGTTCGTTGCTCTGGGGGAGCACGAACGGTCCGGACGCCAGGGTCTGGAGCGTCACCGTCATCGCGCGGATGACGTACGACGTGAGAACCAGATACGGTGCGAGCGCGACGGTGTACGAGAAGGCGACGAACAGCGTCAGCGGCCTCATACTGAACTCCTTCGAGAGTAGCCATAGTTCCTCGGTCGGGATGAAACCGGGCGAGTGGAGCGCGAGCATCACGTAGGAGATGTACACGATGGTCGGTAGCGCGATGTAGAGGAGTCGCGCTGACAGTCGTGCGAACTCCCGCTTGTAGTACAGCGACTTGAAGTACTCACGTCCGGTCGCGAAGACCTTCAGCGTCTCCACGAGACCGTCGATGGACTCCTGTTGCTCGTCGCTCAGGCGTTGCCCGTACCTCCGCGTGAACCGCCGCGCGACGTGGAGTTGCCACGAGTAGTCGTAGTCGAGTCCGGCGAGCAGTATGTCGGACGACCCGAACTGCGCGCCCGAGAGGGTCTCGGTCGCCTTCTCGACCTCCTTCGTGACCTCTTCGGAGAACGTTCGGGCCTCCTCGGTGAACGCCTCGTTTTCGC from Halorussus salilacus carries:
- a CDS encoding GNAT family N-acetyltransferase; the encoded protein is MTATSIHLREARHDDYEDVAAFTENTWPDREGGDYIPRVYHDWIDGDDRRTVVADAGDDIAGIVQCVMLSEWEAWGQGMRVNPAFRGRGVANRMTEDLFEWARGQGATVLRNMVFSWNVAGLGQSRAAGYDPATEFRWATPEPDPDAVPRTDADFEIAADPDAAWRFWTDSPARDHLRGLALDRDESWAVSQLTREDLRTAADDDGLFVVQGDGTEGFAHRVREYEREGDESGESETETWVEYGVGAWTDAASADAVLAAVARDAADRGADRTRVLIPETVRAVSDVAACRVSVSAEPDFVMAADLTGGRGRT